The Streptococcus pluranimalium genome contains a region encoding:
- a CDS encoding PTS mannose/fructose/sorbose/N-acetylgalactosamine transporter subunit IIC: protein MTISWFQAALLGLFASLASMPGMGGSSIGNYTLGRPLVGGLVCGLILGDIKLGIVCGVAMQLVYIALVTPGGTVSADVRAVSYIGIPLAMVAITAQGISASSGEAADLAKSMGTLVGTIGTVLFYGTATMNLAWQHIGWKAVEEGNFKKLYMVDWGLPWISHFLFSFLPTLIMCKLGASAVTALQTALPMDGIAMKTLFTVGALLPCVGIAILLKQLVEKVTDFIPFFVGFTLAASLGLNLVASAVISLIFALLFYEIDMAKLKANSRLVAAVAELEDDEEEEDI, encoded by the coding sequence ATGACAATATCATGGTTTCAAGCTGCCTTACTTGGTCTATTTGCTAGTTTAGCATCTATGCCAGGGATGGGTGGTTCAAGTATTGGTAACTATACTCTTGGTCGTCCCTTGGTCGGAGGACTTGTCTGTGGTCTCATTTTAGGAGACATAAAATTAGGGATTGTCTGTGGGGTTGCCATGCAATTGGTTTATATCGCTTTGGTAACACCTGGTGGGACAGTATCTGCTGACGTTCGTGCGGTGTCTTACATTGGTATCCCGCTTGCCATGGTTGCCATTACGGCGCAAGGAATTTCTGCTAGTTCAGGTGAAGCTGCTGACCTTGCCAAATCAATGGGAACTCTTGTAGGTACAATTGGTACCGTACTTTTCTATGGTACAGCAACGATGAACTTGGCTTGGCAACACATTGGTTGGAAGGCCGTTGAAGAGGGAAACTTCAAAAAACTTTACATGGTTGACTGGGGTCTTCCTTGGATTTCACACTTCCTTTTCTCATTCTTGCCAACACTTATCATGTGTAAATTAGGGGCGTCAGCTGTAACAGCTCTCCAAACAGCCCTCCCTATGGATGGTATTGCAATGAAAACCCTCTTTACAGTTGGTGCTCTCCTGCCATGTGTGGGGATTGCTATCTTATTGAAACAATTGGTTGAAAAAGTCACTGACTTTATTCCATTCTTTGTTGGATTTACTTTGGCTGCATCATTAGGTTTGAACTTGGTAGCCAGTGCGGTTATTTCCCTTATCTTTGCCCTCTTGTTCTATGAAATTGATATGGCAAAATTGAAGGCAAACTCTCGTCTCGTTGCAGCCGTAGCAGAGCTGGAAGATGATGAAGAAGAGGAGGATATTTAA
- a CDS encoding PTS system mannose/fructose/sorbose family transporter subunit IID: protein MADMKKISQKTLTKSFHHWYYGHLTCFSQEHMQTFGYLTSMLPIIEELYDDKESQKNAMQTYTAFFNTEPQLGTVVVGVTAGLEEARANGEPVDDEAINGMRAGLMGPVAGIGDSLIVGTLIPVLLGIALGLSTGGSPAGAIFYIVVWNLLAYFGMRFAYFKGYELGDKAVEFLVGPQGIAIRKAIGIVGGMVIGAVAATWVSVKTSFSLGSAKKPYLVLQDQLDAVYPGLLTAIFIVFCWWLMAKKNMSPIKVMLLLVVIAFVGVLVGFFDPGLSY, encoded by the coding sequence ATGGCAGATATGAAGAAAATTTCCCAAAAGACTTTGACTAAGTCCTTCCATCATTGGTATTATGGACATTTAACTTGCTTTTCTCAAGAGCACATGCAAACCTTTGGTTACCTAACATCAATGCTTCCAATTATTGAAGAACTCTATGATGATAAGGAATCTCAAAAGAATGCCATGCAAACCTACACAGCTTTCTTTAATACAGAACCACAACTTGGTACGGTTGTTGTCGGTGTGACTGCTGGTCTGGAAGAAGCACGTGCCAATGGAGAACCTGTTGACGATGAAGCTATCAACGGGATGCGTGCCGGTCTTATGGGACCAGTTGCAGGTATCGGGGATTCATTGATTGTCGGAACCTTGATTCCAGTTCTATTAGGAATTGCGCTTGGTCTTTCAACAGGTGGCTCTCCAGCAGGTGCGATTTTCTATATCGTTGTTTGGAATTTACTAGCTTACTTTGGTATGCGTTTTGCCTACTTCAAAGGTTATGAGCTTGGGGATAAGGCTGTAGAATTCCTAGTAGGTCCTCAAGGGATTGCCATTCGTAAAGCTATCGGAATTGTCGGTGGTATGGTTATCGGAGCGGTTGCCGCAACATGGGTATCTGTCAAAACATCTTTCAGCTTAGGAAGTGCTAAGAAACCTTATTTAGTCTTGCAAGATCAGTTGGATGCTGTGTATCCAGGATTATTGACAGCTATCTTTATCGTTTTCTGCTGGTGGTTAATGGCTAAGAAAAATATGTCACCTATCAAGGTTATGCTTCTCCTAGTGGTTATTGCTTTTGTCGGTGTACTTGTTGGATTCTTTGATCCAGGTCTTTCTTACTAG
- a CDS encoding PTS fructose transporter subunit IA, which produces MMTQNMIKGYETEIAYQKHMIENLGRWFSLFFIVSSVGVVLFDIFHQVNLWLTIFGLVLLIIGSLGMILFGYGIYRGKKNVSKVIEDFECKLGQSR; this is translated from the coding sequence ATGATGACTCAAAACATGATTAAAGGTTATGAGACAGAAATTGCCTACCAAAAACATATGATTGAAAATTTAGGACGATGGTTCTCCCTATTCTTTATTGTATCAAGTGTTGGAGTGGTTTTATTTGACATCTTTCATCAGGTTAATCTTTGGCTGACAATATTTGGTCTTGTTTTACTTATTATCGGTAGCTTAGGTATGATACTATTTGGTTATGGTATTTATCGAGGTAAGAAAAATGTCTCGAAAGTTATTGAAGATTTTGAATGCAAACTAGGACAATCACGCTAG
- the groES gene encoding co-chaperone GroES: MLKPLGDRVVVTFEEVEEKSVGGFVLAGASHEATQTATVVSVGQGIRTITGDLVTPSVAVGDKVLVENGSGIDVKDGDQKVSIIRESDIVAIVE; the protein is encoded by the coding sequence ATGTTAAAACCTTTAGGTGATCGCGTGGTCGTAACCTTTGAAGAAGTAGAAGAAAAATCAGTAGGTGGATTCGTTTTAGCTGGTGCTTCTCATGAAGCGACACAAACAGCTACTGTGGTATCTGTCGGACAAGGTATCCGTACCATTACTGGTGATTTAGTAACGCCAAGTGTTGCTGTTGGCGATAAGGTCTTGGTTGAAAATGGTTCAGGAATTGACGTCAAAGATGGAGACCAAAAAGTGTCTATTATCCGTGAATCAGATATTGTAGCGATTGTAGAATAA
- the groL gene encoding chaperonin GroEL (60 kDa chaperone family; promotes refolding of misfolded polypeptides especially under stressful conditions; forms two stacked rings of heptamers to form a barrel-shaped 14mer; ends can be capped by GroES; misfolded proteins enter the barrel where they are refolded when GroES binds): MAKDIKFSSDARESMVRGVDILADTVKVTLGPKGRNVVLEKAFGSPLITNDGVTIAKEIELEDHFENMGAKLVSEVASKTNDIAGDGTTTATVLTQAIVREGLKNVTAGANPIGIRRGIESAVAAAVADLKDISQPVSGKEAIAQVAAVSSRSEKVGEYISEAMERVGNDGVITIEESRGMETELEVVEGMQFDRGYLSQYMVTDNEKMVADLENPFVLITDKKISNIQDILPLLEEVLKTTRPLLIIADDVDGEALPTLVLNKIRGTFNVVAVKAPGFGDRRKAMLEDIAVLTGGTVITEDLGLELKDATMAALGQAAKITVDKDSTVIVEGAGEAQAIANRVNLIKSQLETTTSDFDREKLQERLAKLAGGVAVIKVGAATETELKEMKLRIEDALNATRAAVEEGIVAGGGTALVNVIEKVAALELEGDAATGRNIVLRALEEPVRQIAYNAGYEGSVIIDKLKNSPVGTGFNAATGEWVDMIETGIIDPVKVTRSALQNAASVASLILTTEAVVANKPEPETPAMPAGMDPMGGMM; this comes from the coding sequence ATGGCAAAAGACATTAAATTTTCATCAGATGCTCGCGAGAGTATGGTTCGCGGTGTTGATATTTTAGCAGATACAGTCAAGGTAACGCTTGGTCCTAAAGGACGTAATGTTGTCCTTGAAAAAGCTTTTGGGTCACCACTTATTACTAATGATGGTGTGACCATTGCAAAAGAAATTGAATTAGAAGACCATTTTGAAAACATGGGTGCTAAATTGGTTTCTGAAGTCGCTTCAAAAACCAATGATATTGCCGGAGATGGTACAACTACAGCGACTGTTTTGACACAGGCAATTGTCCGTGAAGGGCTTAAAAATGTCACAGCTGGTGCCAACCCAATTGGTATTCGTCGTGGGATTGAATCAGCAGTCGCCGCTGCAGTTGCGGATCTTAAAGACATTTCACAGCCTGTTTCAGGAAAAGAAGCTATCGCTCAAGTTGCTGCGGTGTCATCACGTTCTGAAAAAGTTGGAGAGTACATCTCTGAAGCTATGGAGCGCGTAGGTAACGATGGTGTTATCACTATTGAAGAGTCTCGTGGTATGGAAACAGAACTCGAAGTCGTTGAAGGGATGCAGTTTGATCGTGGTTACTTGTCACAATACATGGTAACTGACAACGAGAAAATGGTAGCTGACCTTGAAAATCCATTTGTCTTGATTACAGATAAGAAGATTTCAAACATCCAAGACATCCTACCACTCCTTGAAGAAGTTCTCAAAACAACACGTCCACTACTCATCATTGCTGATGATGTTGATGGCGAAGCCCTCCCAACGCTTGTGCTTAACAAGATTCGTGGTACCTTCAATGTTGTCGCTGTCAAAGCACCTGGTTTTGGTGACCGTCGTAAAGCCATGTTAGAAGACATCGCTGTCTTGACTGGTGGTACGGTGATTACAGAAGACCTTGGTCTTGAATTGAAGGATGCAACAATGGCTGCGCTTGGACAAGCGGCTAAAATCACTGTTGATAAAGACAGCACTGTTATCGTTGAAGGTGCTGGCGAAGCTCAAGCTATTGCTAATCGTGTTAACCTGATTAAGTCACAATTGGAGACAACAACATCAGACTTTGACCGTGAAAAATTGCAAGAACGCCTTGCTAAATTAGCTGGTGGTGTCGCTGTGATTAAAGTTGGTGCAGCTACTGAAACAGAGCTCAAAGAAATGAAACTTCGCATTGAAGATGCCCTCAATGCGACACGTGCAGCCGTTGAAGAAGGTATTGTTGCCGGTGGTGGAACAGCTCTTGTTAATGTCATTGAAAAAGTAGCCGCTCTTGAACTCGAAGGTGATGCTGCAACGGGCCGTAACATCGTCCTTCGTGCGCTTGAAGAACCCGTTCGTCAAATTGCTTATAACGCTGGTTACGAAGGTTCTGTTATCATTGATAAATTGAAAAACAGCCCAGTCGGAACAGGCTTTAATGCAGCGACTGGTGAATGGGTAGATATGATTGAAACAGGTATTATCGACCCTGTGAAAGTAACCCGTTCAGCCCTTCAAAATGCAGCTTCCGTAGCAAGCCTCATATTGACAACAGAAGCCGTTGTGGCTAACAAACCAGAACCAGAAACACCAGCTATGCCAGCAGGCATGGACCCAATGGGTGGGATGATGTAA